A single window of Lytechinus variegatus isolate NC3 chromosome 8, Lvar_3.0, whole genome shotgun sequence DNA harbors:
- the LOC121420317 gene encoding scavenger receptor cysteine-rich domain-containing group B protein-like: protein MYLKIVVMETALLITLLFGGLSEIAWRVSGIEVRLIGGGDERRGRVEVLHDGLWGSICDDGWDIQDAMVVCRKLGYGNASEATGYAAYRPGSGPIFLDNVDCTGQEMDLDDCSHNGFEVHDCQHSEDAGVECIPKDLQVRLLGGESALEGRVEVFYNGSWGTVCDDDWSLSDARVVCRMLGFQTAVRITTNAEFGEGSGSILLDDVRCVGNERNLAECYHGGYGIHNCGHSDDAGVVCSLNVLQVRLVGGQSALEGRVEVFKDGSWGTVCDDNWSSSDARVVCRMLGFQVATRAARGAEFGQGSGSILLDDVGCIGDERNLADCSHSGYGIHNCGHSEDAGVVCSNDVNDELEVRLIDGESASEGRVEVFYDGSWGTVCDDGWNLRDARVVCRMLGFQTAVRAASSAAFGEGSGSILLDDVNCIGNEDNLGECSHRGYGIHNCGHSEDAGVVCGKADGQIEIRLVGGREQNEGRLAMLFNSSWGTLCGRGWDLKEADVACRLLGFPGASDVLHNAAFGKGTGKVLLEDISCLGSEDTLMNCTFISIEAVDCPHNLDVGVMCKNEGTLMSQKSSSQMAMMSSSEMSSTRNPENYSEHQDRTSDLTSPVDKSRNPPLALLLVGTILAVICAIFIVAVLFGYYRIRRLREMIKVQGKHPCSNVTGFPKEDSSYETLDLPKTSTGITDEKGCTGKHLYTGLKVSGISPTDQVYTEMTISKDCDDESHGCSYKSSKPSNGIRPKAGKLGTRERDIPLPSEPLDPIYANC from the exons ATGTATTTAAAGATTGTGGTGATGGAGACCGCGTTATTGATCACATTGCTATTTGGGGGGCTCAGTGAAATTG CATGGCGCGTCTCTGGAATAGAAGTTCGTCTTATTGGAGGAGGAGACGAAAGACGAGGGCGGGTAGAAGTCCTTCATGATGGGCTCTGGGGTAGTATCTGTGACGATGGCTGGGATATCCAAGATGCCATGGTCGTCTGTCGAAAACTTGGCTACGGGAACGCATCGGAGGCAACTGGGTATGCAGCATATCGCCCTGGATCTGGTCCCATCTTCCTGGATAATGTAGACTGCACTGGACAAGAAATGGATCTAGATGATTGCAGTCATAATGGATTTGAAGTTCACGATTGTCAGCATAGCGAGGACGCTGGCGTAGAATGCATACCAAAAG ATCTGCAAGTACGGCTACTTGGCGGGGAATCAGCCTTAGAGGGTCGCGTAGAGGTCTTCTACAACGGTTCCTGGGGAACAGTTTGCGATGATGACTGGAGTTTGAGTGACGCCAGAGTTGTATGCCGAATGTTGGGCTTTCAAACAGCCGTTAGGATCACCACCAACGCTGAGTTTGGAGAAGGTTCTGGAAGTATTCTTTTGGATGATGTTAGATGCGTCGGGAATGAACGTAACCTTGCGGAATGCTATCACGGTGGGTATGGGATCCATAATTGTGGGCACTCGGACGACGCAGGAGTGGTCTGCAGTTTGAATG TTCTACAAGTTCGTCTTGTCGGTGGGCAATCAGCCTTAGAAGGTCGCGTAGAGGTGTTCAAGGACGGTTCTTGGGGAACAGTTTGCGATGATAACTGGAGCTCGAGTGACGCCAGAGTTGTATGCCGAATGTTGGGCTTCCAAGTGGCCACTCGGGCAGCCCGCGGCGCTGAGTTTGGACAAGGTTCTGGAAGTATTCTCTTGGATGATGTTGGATGCATCGGGGATGAACGCAACCTTGCAGATTGCTCTCACAGTGGATATGGGATTCATAATTGTGGACACTCAGAAGATGCAGGGGTGGTCTGCAGTAATGATGTTAATG ATGAACTGGAAGTCCGTCTTATTGATGGAGAATCAGCCTCAGAAGGTCGTGTAGAGGTGTTCTATGACGGTTCCTGGGGCACAGTTTGCGATGATGGCTGGAACTTGAGAGACGCAAGAGTTGTATGCCGAATGTTGGGCTTTCAAACAGCCGTTCGCGCAGCCAGCAGTGCTGCGTTTGGAGAAGGTTCTGGAAGTATTCTCTTGGATGATGTCAACTGCATCGGGAATGAAGACAACCTTGGGGAATGCTCTCACAGGGGATATGGGATTCATAATTGTGGGCACTCCGAAGATGCTGGGGTGGTCTGTGGCAAAG CCGATGGGCAAATTGAAATTCGCCTTGTAGGTGGAAGAGAGCAAAATGAAGGCCGCTTAGCAATGCTGTTTAACTCATCGTGGGGTACACTTTGTGGGCGAGGATGGGACTTAAAGGAGGCCGACGTGGCCTGTCGACTGTTAGGCTTCCCAGGTGCTTCAGACGTTCTCCATAACGCTGCATTCGGCAAAGGGACTGGGAAGGTACTTCTGGAAGACATCTCGTGTCTTGGATCGGAGGACACCTTGATGAACTGTACCTTCATTTCCATAGAGGCCGTCGACTGCCCCCACAATCTGGATGTTGGAGTCATGTGCAAAAATGAAG GTACGCTGATGTCACAGAAATCCTCTAGCCAAATGGCGATGATGTCCTCGAGCGAAATGTCGTCAACCAGAAATCCAGAAAATTACTCGGAACACCAAGATCGAACTTCGGACTTGACATCACCTGTTGATAAGAGTCGTAATCCCCCTTTGGCCCTCTTGTTGGTTGGGACGATCCTGGCAGTGATTTGCGCTATTTTCATTGTTGCAGTTCTCTTCGGGTACTATCGTATCAGAAGATTGAGGGAGATGATAAAGGTCCAAGGTAAACATCCTTGTTCAAATGTGACTGGATTCCCGAAAGAAGATTCATCATATGAAACACTCGACTTGCCCAAGACTTCAACAGGAATTACTGATGAAAAGGGATGCACCGGAAAACACCTCTACACGGGCTTAAAGGTGTCTGGAATTAGCCCTACAGACCAGGTCTACACAGAAATGACAATTTCGAAGGATTGCGATGACGAGAGTCATGGTTGCAGTTATAAATCTTCAAAACCCTCTAATGGCATCAGGCCAAAGGCTGGCAAGCTTGGTACTCGAGAGAGGGACATTCCATTGCCCTCGGAACCGTTGGACCCCATATATGCCAATTGCTGA